The window GGAGGCGGCCCGACACCATCCACCCCAGGACGGCCTCCGCCCGCTCGAGCAGCGCGTCGCGGGTCTGGACGTAGTTGCCCATCGTGGGCCGGGTGACGAACAGCGAACCCTTTGGGGCGAGGACCTGGGGGTCCATCGACGGCGCCGGCCCGCTGGACTGACCGCAGAGCACCATATAACCGCGCGGCGCCAAGCAATTCAAGCCCTTGTCGAACGTGGTCTTGCCCACCGAGTCGTACGCGACCTGCACGCCCCGCCCGCCGGTGAGCCGCTTGACTTCCGCTTCAAAGTCCTGCGATTCGTACAGGATGACTTCGTCCGCGCCCGCCTCGCGCGCGAGCTTCGCCTTCTCCGGCGTGGAGACCGTCCCGATGACGCGGGCGCCGCGCATCTTCGCCATCTGCACGAGGAGCAGCCCGACGCCGCCCGCCGCAGCGTGGACGAGCGCGGTGTCCCCCGCCTTGAGCGGGTACGTGGAATGCGAGAGGTAGTGCGCGGTCATGCCCTGGAGCATCACCGCTGCCGCCTGGCGAGCGTCCACGCCGGCCGGCAGCGACACGAGACGCGCCGCCGGGATGACCGCATGCGTGGCGTACGCGCCGAGCACACCCGCGTACGCCACGCGATCGCCGGCCCGCACCTCCGCGGTCCCCGGACCCACCGACTCCACGACGCCGGCGCCCTCGGAACCCGCCGTGAACGGCAGCGGAATCTTATACTGACCCATTCGCTGGTAGATGTCGACGAAGTTGACGCCGCACGCCTCGAGGCGCACCAGCGCTTCTCCCGCGCCCGGCGCCGGCGTCGGCAGTTCCTCGTACCGCAGCGCCTCGGGCCCTCCGTACGCGTGCACGCGCACCACTCGCATCGCGCCCTCCCGCCGGTTGCCGCGTCTTGTTACGACAGGTGAATCACCACCATCTTGAGTTCGGACATCTCCTGGACGGCGTACTTCGGGCCCTCCTTGCCGAAGCCGCTGTCTTTCAGCCCGC of the bacterium genome contains:
- a CDS encoding quinone oxidoreductase — encoded protein: MRVVRVHAYGGPEALRYEELPTPAPGAGEALVRLEACGVNFVDIYQRMGQYKIPLPFTAGSEGAGVVESVGPGTAEVRAGDRVAYAGVLGAYATHAVIPAARLVSLPAGVDARQAAAVMLQGMTAHYLSHSTYPLKAGDTALVHAAAGGVGLLLVQMAKMRGARVIGTVSTPEKAKLAREAGADEVILYESQDFEAEVKRLTGGRGVQVAYDSVGKTTFDKGLNCLAPRGYMVLCGQSSGPAPSMDPQVLAPKGSLFVTRPTMGNYVQTRDALLERAEAVLGWMVSGRLRVRIDRTFPLAQAADAHRALAARVTTGKVLLLPG